A window of the Kosakonia radicincitans DSM 16656 genome harbors these coding sequences:
- a CDS encoding MFS transporter, with amino-acid sequence MSRTTTVDTEPASVVNEIPVALPGQFIKRGTPQFMRVTLALFSAGLATFALLYCVQPILPVLSHEFGVSPASSSISLSISTAMLAIGLLFTGPLSDAIGRKKVMVTALLLASCCTLLSTMMTSWHGILVMRALLGLSLSGVAAVGMTYLSEEIHPSFVAFSMGLYISGNSIGGMSGRLISGVFTDFFNWRIAVAVIGCFALASALMFWKILPESRHFRPTSLRPKTLLINLHLHLRDKGLPLLFLEGFLLMGSFVTLFNYIGYRLMLSPWSLSQAAVGLLSLAYLTGTWSSPRAGAMTSKYGRGPVMIGSSAIMLFGLLLTLFSSLWLIFPGMLLFTAGFFAAHAVASSWIGPRARRAKGQASSLYLFSYYLGSSVAGTLGGVFWHSYGWNGVGGFIALMLLIAILVGSRIHSRLH; translated from the coding sequence GTGAGTCGTACAACAACCGTTGACACCGAGCCGGCAAGCGTTGTCAACGAAATTCCTGTCGCGTTGCCGGGACAATTTATTAAACGTGGTACCCCCCAATTCATGCGCGTTACGCTGGCGCTCTTCTCCGCCGGGCTGGCAACTTTTGCCCTGCTCTATTGCGTGCAGCCGATTTTGCCGGTGTTGTCTCATGAATTTGGCGTCTCTCCTGCCAGCAGCAGTATTTCGCTGTCGATTTCCACCGCCATGCTGGCGATTGGCCTGCTGTTTACCGGCCCGCTTTCGGACGCCATCGGGCGCAAAAAAGTGATGGTTACCGCCTTGCTGCTCGCTTCCTGCTGTACCCTGCTGTCAACGATGATGACAAGCTGGCACGGTATTCTGGTAATGCGCGCGCTGCTTGGTCTGTCGCTGAGCGGTGTGGCGGCGGTCGGGATGACCTATTTAAGCGAGGAGATCCATCCGAGCTTTGTCGCCTTCTCAATGGGGCTGTACATTAGCGGCAACTCGATTGGCGGCATGAGTGGGCGTTTAATCAGCGGTGTGTTTACCGACTTCTTTAACTGGCGAATTGCAGTCGCGGTGATTGGCTGCTTTGCGCTGGCATCAGCGCTGATGTTCTGGAAAATCCTGCCGGAGTCGCGCCATTTTCGGCCCACTTCGCTGCGCCCGAAAACGTTACTGATCAACCTCCATCTGCACTTGCGCGATAAAGGGCTGCCGCTGCTGTTCCTTGAAGGCTTTTTGCTGATGGGATCGTTCGTTACGCTGTTTAACTACATCGGTTATCGCCTGATGCTGTCGCCGTGGTCGCTGAGCCAGGCGGCCGTTGGCCTGCTGTCATTGGCCTATCTTACCGGCACCTGGAGCTCGCCGCGCGCCGGGGCAATGACCAGCAAATATGGTCGCGGTCCGGTGATGATCGGCTCTTCCGCCATCATGCTGTTCGGGCTGCTGCTGACCCTTTTCTCTTCGCTGTGGCTGATTTTTCCGGGCATGCTGTTATTCACCGCCGGTTTCTTTGCCGCACACGCCGTCGCCAGTAGCTGGATCGGCCCGCGCGCGCGGCGCGCCAAAGGCCAGGCCTCATCACTCTATTTATTCAGCTACTATCTGGGTTCCAGCGTGGCCGGGACACTGGGCGGGGTTTTCTGGCACAGCTATGGCTGGAATGGCGTCGGCGGCTTTATTGCCTTGATGCTGCTGATTGCCATTCTGGTGGGCAGCCGGATCCACTCTCGTTTGCATTAA
- a CDS encoding KPN_01571 family protein codes for MTTINPFVWIIFALMALDAVRELVGATSILSLF; via the coding sequence GTGACAACCATAAATCCTTTTGTCTGGATCATTTTTGCTCTGATGGCGCTGGATGCCGTGCGTGAACTGGTTGGCGCAACCTCGATTTTGAGCCTCTTTTAA
- a CDS encoding carboxypeptidase M32, producing the protein MDKQNYQQLTRTFQRLSRFSHLSAIASWDMFTMMPPGGSAARGEALAELSVLQHQILTDKRVGQWLQAAKQETLDDIEQANLREMTRHYQQAALLPEALVEAQSLAGSKCEHAWRTQRPANDWAGFSANLKEVVKLAREEASLRAAAKGCSPYDALLDKFEPDMTSARLDELFSEVKSWLPDLLNRAVAKQAQQTLIAPQGPFPQAVQRELGLQAMQVLGFDFNGGRLDVSAHPFCGGVPEDVRITTRYDENELLSALFGVVHETGHARYEQNLPRAWAGQPIALARSTAIHESQSLFFEMQLGRSDAFLRRLQPAIVESFGMQPAFEEGNFIAWNQRVKPGYIRVEADEVSYPAHVILRYEIERALIDGDIEVEDIPALWNEKMQAWLGLSTEGNYRNGCMQDIHWTDGGFGYFPSYTLGAMYAAQLFHAARVALPTLDEAIAQGDFSALFDWLRQNIWQHGSRFSTSQLIENATGEALNADYFRQHLTRRYL; encoded by the coding sequence ATGGACAAGCAGAACTACCAGCAACTCACCCGCACTTTCCAGCGTCTGTCGCGCTTCTCACACCTCTCCGCCATCGCCAGCTGGGACATGTTCACCATGATGCCGCCAGGCGGTAGCGCAGCACGCGGCGAAGCGCTGGCTGAACTCAGCGTGCTGCAACACCAGATTCTGACCGATAAGCGTGTCGGCCAGTGGTTACAGGCGGCAAAGCAGGAGACGCTGGACGATATTGAACAGGCAAACCTGCGCGAAATGACGCGTCACTACCAGCAGGCGGCGCTGCTCCCGGAAGCGCTGGTCGAAGCACAGTCGCTGGCAGGCAGCAAATGCGAGCACGCCTGGCGCACACAGCGCCCGGCGAATGACTGGGCGGGTTTCAGCGCCAACCTGAAAGAGGTGGTCAAGCTTGCCCGCGAAGAGGCCAGCTTACGCGCAGCGGCCAAAGGCTGTTCACCGTATGATGCGCTGCTCGACAAATTCGAACCGGACATGACCAGCGCCCGCCTGGATGAACTATTTAGCGAGGTGAAAAGCTGGCTGCCGGATTTACTGAACCGCGCGGTGGCGAAACAGGCGCAGCAAACACTGATTGCGCCGCAGGGGCCGTTCCCGCAGGCCGTGCAGCGCGAGCTGGGATTGCAGGCAATGCAGGTATTGGGCTTCGATTTCAACGGCGGGCGTCTTGATGTCAGCGCGCATCCCTTCTGCGGCGGCGTCCCGGAAGATGTGCGCATTACTACGCGCTACGACGAAAATGAACTGCTGAGCGCGCTGTTCGGCGTAGTGCATGAAACCGGTCACGCCCGCTACGAACAAAACCTGCCGCGCGCCTGGGCCGGCCAGCCGATCGCGCTGGCGCGATCCACGGCGATTCATGAATCGCAAAGTCTGTTCTTTGAAATGCAACTCGGGCGCAGCGACGCGTTTCTGCGCCGCCTGCAACCGGCGATTGTCGAGAGTTTTGGTATGCAACCAGCCTTCGAAGAGGGCAATTTCATTGCCTGGAATCAGCGGGTGAAACCGGGTTATATCCGCGTTGAGGCTGATGAAGTCAGCTATCCGGCGCACGTGATCCTGCGTTACGAAATCGAACGCGCGCTGATCGACGGCGACATTGAAGTGGAGGATATTCCGGCGCTGTGGAATGAAAAAATGCAGGCCTGGCTGGGGCTTTCCACCGAAGGCAATTACCGCAATGGCTGCATGCAGGATATTCACTGGACCGATGGCGGATTCGGTTACTTTCCCTCCTACACGCTGGGCGCCATGTACGCCGCGCAACTCTTTCATGCGGCACGCGTGGCCCTGCCAACGCTTGATGAGGCCATTGCGCAAGGTGATTTTAGCGCCCTGTTCGACTGGTTGCGGCAGAATATCTGGCAGCACGGTAGCCGCTTCAGCACCTCGCAACTCATTGAAAATGCAACAGGAGAAGCATTGAATGCCGATTATTTCCGCCAGCATTTGACCCGCCGTTATCTCTGA
- the asr gene encoding acid resistance repetitive basic protein Asr codes for MKKVLALVVAAAMGLSSAAFAADTAATSQAPAAAPTATTAAPAATATKAPAKKVHKKHKKAVEQKAQAAKVKKHHKKAAKPAVEQKAQAAKKHKKHVKHTATKPAAQPAA; via the coding sequence ATGAAAAAAGTATTAGCTCTGGTTGTTGCCGCTGCTATGGGTCTGTCTTCCGCTGCATTCGCTGCTGACACCGCTGCCACCTCTCAGGCTCCGGCTGCTGCTCCGACTGCTACCACCGCTGCACCGGCTGCTACCGCAACTAAAGCTCCGGCTAAAAAAGTGCACAAAAAACACAAAAAAGCTGTAGAGCAGAAAGCTCAGGCTGCAAAAGTGAAAAAACATCACAAAAAAGCAGCTAAACCGGCAGTAGAGCAGAAAGCACAGGCTGCTAAAAAACACAAAAAACACGTTAAACACACTGCAACTAAACCGGCTGCACAACCGGCTGCATAA
- a CDS encoding trypsin-like serine peptidase: MRKTVVLMLGSLFLFSAAGHADDGEDDAVNARDVKTLFFGHDDRVPVPTPTKAPWDAIGQLETASGNLCTATLISPHLALTAGHCLLTPPNGKADKAVALRFVSQKGTWRYEIHGIEGRVDASLGHRLKPDGDGWIVPSSAASWDFGLIVLRYPPSGITPLPIFVGDKDELTAALKTANRKVTQAGYPEDHLDTLYSHQDCTVTGWAQSSVLSHQCDTLPGDSGSPLMLKTDAGWQLIAVQSSAPAAKDRWRADNRAISVTGFRDKLEALAKESE; the protein is encoded by the coding sequence ATGCGAAAAACTGTTGTGCTGATGCTGGGATCGCTGTTTCTGTTTTCCGCTGCTGGTCATGCTGACGATGGCGAGGATGACGCGGTTAACGCCCGTGATGTAAAAACGCTTTTTTTTGGTCATGACGATCGCGTCCCGGTTCCCACGCCGACCAAAGCGCCGTGGGATGCTATCGGCCAGCTGGAAACCGCCAGTGGTAATCTGTGTACTGCCACCCTTATCTCTCCGCACCTGGCGCTGACCGCCGGACACTGCCTGCTGACGCCGCCGAACGGGAAAGCAGACAAAGCCGTCGCGCTGCGTTTTGTTTCGCAAAAAGGGACCTGGCGCTATGAAATTCACGGTATTGAAGGGCGTGTTGACGCCTCGCTCGGTCATCGTCTGAAACCCGATGGCGATGGCTGGATCGTTCCCTCTTCCGCCGCATCGTGGGATTTCGGTCTGATCGTCTTGCGTTATCCGCCGTCCGGCATTACACCGCTACCGATCTTTGTTGGCGATAAAGACGAACTGACAGCGGCGCTGAAAACGGCCAACCGGAAAGTGACGCAGGCAGGCTATCCGGAAGATCATCTGGATACGCTCTACAGCCACCAGGATTGTACGGTCACCGGCTGGGCGCAAAGTAGCGTGCTGTCGCACCAGTGCGATACCCTGCCCGGCGACAGTGGTTCACCATTGATGCTGAAAACCGACGCAGGCTGGCAGTTGATTGCCGTACAAAGCTCAGCACCGGCGGCAAAAGATCGCTGGCGCGCCGATAACCGCGCCATCTCCGTAACCGGTTTTCGTGACAAGCTGGAAGCGCTGGCCAAAGAGAGCGAGTGA
- a CDS encoding putative bifunctional diguanylate cyclase/phosphodiesterase, which translates to MFNPFSWRNIPGARTLFVMTFMAGIGLIVSVVALLYLSLNLISSKANEIDEHRTALAVQGAIQTSVNRIRSLVIDNGVWDDAVREVYRPQLDTQWLYNTWGAGYKINNLYDGTFVLDEQFNVLWGAFRSQLFTERDLTFFGSGLRALIRGHNQLLQSGKEVYAGITQTRDGVAFISIGLVRPMVGRLEVYDGTRRYLVITRHLDAQILSDLGKTFQITDLRLSPQKTAASSVPLRDSAGEELGYLSWTPRLPGAEAARAAASNIRQIAMLASGLILLFIVLSSAGLYKLARGERLARKIALTDWLSRLPNRRALIENIEKLGAMGDPDTISVVFIDLDGFKDVNDIYGHDVGDRLIVTIAQTLREKVPTDGMLARMGGDEFAMTLSGPWSVEKATDFANNVLQYLNHPVRIGKRTIHIGASIGIASGTLLECSSSELFRRADIAMYHSKITGKDRLTHYDAALNSARERQLLIESDIRDGLEREEFDVWYQPIVDARSQMMVGIEALARWPRRPAGELKPDEFIPIAETSGLIYSLGQFVLRRACSDLQPIEDLKLSVNISPAQFRDPEFENKVSSVLETCRFPAHRLQLEVTETYVLENPERARSAIANLKALGTAVALDDFGTGYSSIGYLRRFNFDTIKIDKSLAGLVDDDEQASALVSGTIRIASALGMQVVAEGVENEKQMKLLRLAGCDQLQGYYFSEPMPLHDILQLRLQRLG; encoded by the coding sequence ATGTTCAATCCGTTTAGCTGGCGCAATATTCCTGGCGCAAGGACGTTATTTGTCATGACCTTTATGGCGGGGATTGGCTTAATCGTCTCCGTTGTTGCACTGCTTTACCTCTCGTTGAATTTAATCAGCAGCAAAGCCAATGAAATTGATGAGCACCGCACTGCGCTCGCGGTGCAGGGCGCGATTCAGACGTCGGTTAACCGAATCCGCTCGCTGGTGATTGATAATGGCGTCTGGGACGATGCGGTGCGGGAAGTTTATCGGCCACAACTGGATACGCAGTGGTTGTACAACACCTGGGGGGCTGGTTATAAAATCAACAATCTGTATGACGGCACCTTTGTGCTGGATGAGCAATTCAATGTGCTGTGGGGCGCGTTTCGCAGCCAACTTTTCACGGAGCGCGATCTCACTTTTTTTGGCAGTGGATTGCGGGCGCTGATCCGCGGTCATAACCAGTTGCTTCAGTCCGGGAAAGAGGTCTACGCCGGGATTACGCAGACCCGGGACGGCGTGGCGTTTATCAGTATCGGGCTGGTGCGCCCGATGGTTGGCCGTCTTGAGGTTTACGACGGCACTCGCCGCTATCTGGTGATTACCCGCCATCTGGATGCGCAGATCCTCAGCGACCTTGGCAAAACCTTCCAGATTACAGACTTACGCCTGTCACCGCAGAAAACCGCCGCCAGTAGCGTTCCGCTGCGTGACTCGGCGGGCGAGGAGCTCGGCTATCTGAGCTGGACGCCGCGTCTGCCGGGCGCAGAAGCCGCGCGGGCGGCGGCGTCGAATATTCGCCAGATTGCGATGCTGGCGTCCGGGTTGATCCTGCTGTTTATCGTGCTGAGCAGCGCCGGGCTGTACAAGCTGGCGCGTGGGGAAAGGCTGGCGCGCAAAATCGCCCTGACGGACTGGCTCAGCCGGTTACCCAACCGCCGGGCGCTCATCGAAAACATCGAAAAACTGGGCGCGATGGGCGATCCGGATACGATAAGCGTGGTGTTTATCGATCTGGATGGTTTTAAAGATGTGAATGATATCTACGGGCACGATGTTGGCGACCGTCTGATTGTCACCATTGCCCAGACCCTGCGTGAGAAAGTGCCGACTGACGGCATGCTGGCGCGGATGGGCGGCGACGAATTTGCCATGACCCTGAGCGGGCCGTGGTCGGTGGAGAAGGCCACCGACTTTGCCAATAACGTCCTGCAATACCTGAATCATCCTGTGCGCATTGGTAAACGCACCATCCACATTGGCGCCAGCATCGGCATCGCCAGCGGCACGCTGCTGGAATGCTCCAGTTCCGAGTTGTTTCGCCGCGCAGATATTGCGATGTACCATTCGAAAATTACCGGCAAAGACAGGCTAACGCATTATGACGCGGCGCTGAACAGCGCTCGCGAGCGGCAATTATTGATTGAAAGTGATATCCGCGATGGGCTGGAGCGTGAGGAGTTTGATGTCTGGTATCAACCGATTGTCGATGCCCGAAGCCAGATGATGGTGGGCATCGAAGCACTGGCGCGCTGGCCGCGACGTCCTGCCGGGGAGCTAAAACCGGATGAATTTATTCCGATTGCAGAGACCAGCGGGCTGATTTACTCGCTGGGACAGTTTGTCCTGCGCCGCGCTTGCAGCGATCTCCAGCCGATAGAGGATCTGAAATTATCGGTGAATATCTCGCCAGCGCAGTTTCGCGATCCGGAGTTCGAGAACAAAGTCTCCAGCGTGCTGGAGACCTGCCGCTTTCCGGCGCACCGCCTGCAACTGGAAGTAACAGAAACCTACGTGCTGGAAAATCCCGAGCGCGCCCGTTCGGCCATTGCCAACTTAAAAGCGCTGGGCACGGCGGTGGCGCTGGATGATTTTGGTACTGGCTACTCCAGCATTGGTTATCTGCGTCGTTTTAATTTCGACACCATCAAAATTGATAAATCACTGGCCGGGCTGGTGGACGATGATGAGCAGGCGTCGGCGCTAGTGAGCGGGACTATCCGCATCGCCAGCGCGCTGGGCATGCAGGTGGTGGCGGAAGGGGTGGAGAATGAAAAGCAGATGAAACTGTTAAGACTGGCCGGTTGCGATCAGCTTCAGGGATATTACTTCAGTGAACCGATGCCGCTGCACGACATCCTGCAACTGCGTTTGCAGCGGCTGGGCTGA
- the mdtI gene encoding multidrug/spermidine efflux SMR transporter subunit MdtI — protein MQPFEWIHALWLAMAIGLEIVANIFLKFSDGFRRKLYGCGSLLAVLAAFSALSQAVKGIDLSVAYALWGGFGIVATLAAGWILFGQRLNRKGWFGLLLLIMGMLLIKLA, from the coding sequence ATGCAGCCGTTTGAGTGGATCCACGCTCTCTGGCTGGCGATGGCGATTGGGCTGGAGATCGTGGCGAATATCTTTCTGAAATTCTCTGACGGTTTTCGTCGCAAACTGTACGGTTGCGGGTCGCTTTTGGCGGTGCTGGCGGCGTTTAGCGCGCTGTCACAGGCGGTGAAAGGGATCGATCTTTCCGTGGCCTATGCGCTGTGGGGCGGATTTGGTATTGTCGCTACGCTGGCGGCGGGCTGGATCCTCTTCGGCCAGCGCCTGAACCGTAAAGGCTGGTTTGGTCTGCTGCTGTTAATTATGGGTATGTTGCTGATTAAACTCGCATAA
- the mdtJ gene encoding multidrug/spermidine efflux SMR transporter subunit MdtJ produces MIYWILLILAIVAEITGTLSMKWASVNDSQTGFILMLAMIALSYIFLSFAVKKIALGVAYAMWEGIGILFITLFSVFLFDEQLPVLKVIGLATLVLGIVLIKSGTRKPRQERNHAAV; encoded by the coding sequence ATGATTTATTGGATATTACTGATCTTAGCAATTGTTGCTGAAATAACCGGCACATTGTCAATGAAATGGGCCAGCGTCAACGATAGCCAGACAGGGTTTATTCTAATGCTGGCCATGATTGCGCTGTCGTATATTTTTCTGTCATTTGCGGTGAAAAAAATTGCCCTCGGTGTGGCGTATGCAATGTGGGAAGGCATTGGCATATTATTCATTACCCTGTTCAGCGTATTTCTTTTTGATGAACAACTCCCGGTATTAAAAGTGATCGGGCTGGCAACGTTGGTGTTGGGCATTGTGCTGATTAAATCCGGGACGCGTAAGCCGCGTCAGGAGCGCAATCATGCAGCCGTTTGA
- a CDS encoding AI-2E family transporter encodes MSTLKSNQFFFIILLLLVSVAFFGLIQPYYSAIIWAIILALIFYPLRMQLSVWLRGRNGIASLITVLLICVIVFIPMMMVLSSLAVEINSLYQRLQNNATDLPQLLSNGIAHLPDWAKGYLRDNDFDSVNAIREKLSGVALSVGRYLAGSAVIIGKGTLGITVSFCLMVYLLFFLLKDGATLVRQIYEVMPLTATIKRRLFLKFAGVARATVKGTLVVAIVQGALGGIGFWFAGFNGSLLWAALMAFLSLIPAVGTAIVWIPAVIFLYSTDEFVTATVLTLYFVIVVGLADNLLRPLLVGKDTRMPDYLILLTTLGGLQFFGINGFVLGPMIAALFITSWNLLAEARASVAKNSPPTPPQ; translated from the coding sequence ATGTCAACACTTAAAAGTAATCAGTTCTTTTTTATCATTTTATTATTGCTGGTCAGCGTGGCGTTTTTCGGCCTGATCCAGCCCTATTATTCCGCGATTATCTGGGCGATCATCCTGGCGTTGATTTTCTATCCGCTGCGCATGCAGCTCTCGGTATGGTTGCGCGGGCGTAACGGCATTGCCTCGTTGATCACTGTGTTGCTGATTTGCGTGATTGTGTTTATCCCAATGATGATGGTGCTCTCTTCACTGGCCGTGGAGATCAACAGCCTGTACCAGCGTCTGCAAAATAACGCGACCGATTTGCCGCAGCTATTAAGTAATGGCATTGCACATCTGCCGGACTGGGCGAAGGGCTATCTGCGCGACAATGATTTTGATTCGGTGAATGCAATCCGGGAAAAACTCTCCGGCGTGGCGTTGAGCGTCGGGCGTTACCTGGCGGGCAGCGCGGTGATCATTGGCAAAGGTACGCTGGGCATTACCGTTAGCTTCTGTTTGATGGTCTATCTGCTGTTCTTCCTGCTGAAAGATGGCGCCACGCTGGTGCGCCAGATCTACGAAGTTATGCCGCTGACGGCGACCATTAAGCGTCGCCTGTTTTTGAAATTCGCCGGTGTGGCGCGTGCTACGGTAAAAGGGACGCTGGTGGTTGCCATCGTTCAGGGCGCGCTGGGCGGCATCGGTTTCTGGTTTGCCGGTTTCAACGGCAGCCTGCTGTGGGCGGCGCTGATGGCATTCCTGTCGTTAATCCCGGCGGTGGGAACGGCGATTGTCTGGATCCCGGCGGTGATTTTTCTCTATTCGACCGACGAGTTTGTTACGGCAACGGTGCTGACGCTCTACTTCGTGATCGTCGTTGGTTTGGCCGACAATCTTCTGCGTCCGTTGCTGGTCGGGAAAGATACCCGCATGCCGGATTATCTGATTCTGCTGACCACGCTGGGCGGCCTGCAATTCTTCGGCATTAATGGTTTTGTCCTTGGGCCCATGATTGCTGCGCTGTTTATCACCTCGTGGAATTTGCTGGCGGAAGCGCGGGCGAGCGTTGCAAAAAACAGCCCGCCAACGCCGCCTCAATAA
- the umuC gene encoding translesion error-prone DNA polymerase V subunit UmuC: MFALADVNSFYTSCETVFRPDLKGKPVVVVSNNDGCVISRSAEAKALGIAMGEPFFKLKNKTFSSEVHVFSSNYALYADLSARVMQTLTQMAPAIEIYSIDEAFIDLSGIASYMSLTDFGKAVRNQVLKNTGLTIGIGVSQTKTLAKLANYATKRWASAGGVVDLSDISRQRKLLERVPVEDVWGVGRRISKKLNNMGINTALDLANSSPWVIKKHFNVVLERTLRELRGESCLELEEFVPDKQQIMFSRSFGYRITEYADMRQAVCAYAERAAAKLRSEHQFCAFVSVFLRTSPHADNEIYYENQSSTKLSIPSNDTRDIIRASTESLDRIWVDGYRYMKAGVMLADFFSRGTAQLNLFDDTAPKANSTALMAVIDGINSSGKGKVWFAGQGIQKPWAMKREMLSPSYTTRYSDLPVAK; encoded by the coding sequence ATGTTTGCTTTGGCTGACGTCAACAGCTTTTATACGTCCTGTGAAACGGTATTCCGCCCGGATTTAAAGGGAAAACCCGTGGTAGTGGTCTCTAACAACGACGGCTGCGTAATTTCGCGTTCAGCAGAGGCAAAAGCGCTTGGCATCGCCATGGGAGAGCCTTTTTTCAAACTGAAAAATAAAACGTTCTCATCTGAAGTGCACGTATTTAGCTCGAACTATGCTCTTTATGCTGACCTCAGTGCGCGGGTTATGCAGACGCTGACGCAGATGGCGCCAGCCATCGAGATCTATTCAATTGATGAAGCCTTTATCGACTTATCCGGCATAGCCAGCTACATGTCGCTGACAGATTTTGGGAAGGCCGTGCGGAACCAGGTACTTAAAAATACCGGGCTCACGATCGGAATCGGAGTTTCGCAAACCAAAACGTTAGCAAAATTAGCAAATTACGCAACAAAACGATGGGCGAGTGCGGGTGGCGTGGTTGATCTATCCGACATATCACGTCAGCGGAAGCTGTTAGAACGAGTGCCTGTGGAGGATGTATGGGGTGTAGGAAGGCGCATCAGCAAAAAACTGAACAATATGGGGATCAATACAGCGCTGGACTTAGCCAATAGCTCACCTTGGGTAATCAAAAAACATTTCAACGTTGTTCTGGAAAGAACGCTGCGTGAGCTGCGCGGTGAGTCGTGCCTGGAGCTTGAGGAATTCGTGCCGGATAAACAACAGATTATGTTCAGCCGCTCTTTTGGGTATCGTATTACCGAGTATGCAGATATGCGCCAGGCTGTCTGCGCCTATGCTGAACGCGCCGCAGCAAAATTGCGTAGCGAACACCAGTTTTGTGCTTTTGTCAGCGTATTTCTACGCACCAGCCCGCACGCAGATAATGAAATTTATTATGAGAACCAATCATCTACGAAACTATCGATACCATCTAATGATACGCGTGACATTATACGTGCATCTACAGAATCACTAGACCGGATATGGGTCGATGGTTATCGCTACATGAAAGCTGGCGTAATGCTTGCTGACTTTTTTAGTCGTGGCACTGCACAGCTTAATTTGTTTGATGATACCGCCCCAAAGGCTAATAGCACTGCACTGATGGCGGTAATCGACGGCATTAACTCGTCAGGAAAAGGAAAGGTCTGGTTTGCTGGTCAAGGCATCCAGAAACCTTGGGCAATGAAGCGTGAAATGCTATCACCATCTTATACTACGCGCTATTCAGACCTGCCTGTCGCTAAATAA
- the umuD gene encoding translesion error-prone DNA polymerase V autoproteolytic subunit, whose product MQLFYPLEIAPSIHLPLFTERVPCGFPGPAQDYVEDRLDLNTLLIAHPCATYFIKVSGDSMTGAGIGDGDLLVVDRSLSASHGDIVIAAVAGEFTVKELRTHPVLRLVPHNSNYSPITFHNPEELEIFGVVTFSVKSHK is encoded by the coding sequence ATGCAGCTTTTTTATCCCTTAGAGATTGCCCCCTCTATCCATCTTCCTCTCTTTACGGAGCGGGTACCTTGTGGTTTTCCTGGTCCCGCGCAAGACTATGTTGAAGATAGGCTGGATCTCAATACGCTTTTGATAGCCCATCCTTGCGCCACATATTTTATTAAAGTCAGCGGTGACTCCATGACTGGTGCTGGAATTGGGGATGGTGACCTTCTGGTAGTTGATCGTTCGCTGTCGGCAAGCCATGGCGATATTGTGATTGCTGCTGTAGCTGGCGAGTTTACTGTCAAGGAACTACGTACTCATCCTGTCTTACGCCTGGTTCCGCACAATAGCAATTACTCACCCATTACGTTTCATAACCCAGAAGAGCTAGAAATATTTGGTGTAGTAACATTTTCAGTGAAGTCACATAAATGA